Proteins from a single region of Thunnus maccoyii chromosome 23, fThuMac1.1, whole genome shotgun sequence:
- the lrtm2a gene encoding leucine-rich repeat and transmembrane domain-containing protein 2: MDFVQMLQVFSEVFLCVLCLLAALLPPASSCPPPCLCSSDGLVVDCGGRGLSSLPPLHLLPPGSRSLLLANNKLASLGASAFANLSSLEELDLSNNYLDNLPAGLFRDMSNLTRLTLHNNSLTVMDRELFQGLGGLQSLDLSLNGLSSVPLGVLDELQSLRWLSLAGNRLHGLERAAFEPLANLQHLELGHNPWECDCNLRDFKHWMEWLLYRGGKVDAVECTLPKDLRGRDIRGVPVEMFNYCLQLEDENGGGGGDGSRSGQGGGPPCSRSALNPSGATPMSDNSGNNGDDSSSNTGGGGGGGGGEASSDCVRARYRPVSVRRAIGTVVIAGVVCGIVCIMMVAAAAYGCIYASLMAKYQRELKKRQPLMGDGEADGEDREEKQISSVA, from the exons atggattttgtcCAGATGCTGCAGGTTTTCTCAGAAG TCTTCCTCTGTGTCCTCTGCCTCCTGGCGGCGCTGCTGCCCCCGGCCTCCTCCTGCCCTCCTCCCTGTCTCTGCTCCTCAGACGGCCTGGTGGTGGACTGCGGGGGCCGAGGTCTCTCCTCCCTGCCTCCTCTGCACCTCCTGCCTCCGGGGAGCCGCTCCCTCCTGCTAGCCAACAACAAGCTTGCTTCGCTGGGAGCCTCTGCCTTCGCTAACCTCTCCTCTCTGGAG GAGCTGGACCTCTCTAATAACTACCTGGATAATTTACCGGCTGGATTATTCAGAGACATGTCCAACCTGACAAGACTGACCCTGCACAACAACTCGCTAACAGTAATGGACAGAGAGCTCTTCCAG GGTTTGGGGGGTCTCCAGAGTCTGGATCTATCCCTGAATGGTCTGTCTTCTGTTCCTCTGGGGGTACTGGATGAGCTGCAGAGCCTCAG GTGGCTGTCTCTAGCGGGTAACAGGCTGCATGGTTTGGAGAGGGCAGCGTTTGAGCCCCTTGCCAACCTACAACACCTGGAACTGGGACACAACCCCTGGGAATGTGACTGCAACCTCCGCGATTTCAAACACTGGATGGAGTGGCTACTTTACAGAG GGGGGAAGGTGGATGCGGTGGAGTGCACGCTACCGAAGGATCTGCGTGGGCGAGACATCCGTGGCGTGCCGGTGGAAATGTTCAACTACTGCCTCCAACTTGAAGATGAgaacggaggaggaggaggtgatggttCCCGGTCCGGACAAGGAGGCGGCCCTCCCTGTAGCAGGAGTGCTCTTAACCCCAGTGGGGCAACACCAATGTCTGACAACAGCGGCAACAATGGTGATGACTCTTCTTCAAACACtggaggtgggggtggaggaggaggtggagaggcCTCGTCGGATTGTGTCCGTGCCCGTTACCGACCCGTGAGTGTGCGCCGCGCCATCGGCACAGTGGTGATTGCCGGCGTGGTGTGCGGCATCGTTTGCATCATGATGGTTGCCGCCGCCGCGTACGGTTGTATCTATGCCTCGCTGATGGCTAAATACCAGAGAGAGCTGAAGAAGAGGCAGCCGCTGATGGGAGACGGGGAGGCAGACGGGGAGGATAGGGAGGAGAAACAGATCTCCTCTGTGGCCTAG